The stretch of DNA TTTCTCATTAATTTGATACCAATATCTAAATAAAAACAATTGCTTTTATCCGCACTATAAATTTAACTTAAATGTTGGAATTAATAATTTTTTCCCGAAACTAAATAATTCTTCACATAATCCTCAACGCCTTCTTCCAATGTATGAAAAGGTTTATTGTAACCAATTCCTTTTAGTTTGTTCATGTTGGCTTCGGTAAAGTATTGGTACTTATCACGAATGTCTTCTGGCGTTGGTACAAAACTAATGTTTGGCTCTTTTCCCATTGCTTTAAAGGTGTTTTTTACCAAGTCTAAAAAAGTACGCGCTTTACCTGAACCTAAGTTGTACAATCCTGAGTTTTTTCTATGTTCCAATAAAAACATACACACATTTACTACATCTTTAACGTAAACAAAGTCACGTAGTTGTTCACCATCTTTAAAATCAGGGTTGTGCGAAGCAAACAATTTCATTGCTCCAGTCTGGTTTATTTGATTAAAAGCATGAAAAATAACCGATGCCATTCTACCTTTATGGTATTCGTTAGGTCCATATACATTAAAAAACTTTAAACCAGCCCAGAAATAAGGCTGTTTTTCTTGTGCTAAAGCCCACTTGTCGAAATCGTTTTTAGAATCTCCGTAAGGGTTTAAAGGTTTTAGTTTGTTTACAATATCGTGGTTGTCGTCGTAACCAAACTCACCTAAACCATAAGTTGCAGCAGATGAAGCATAAACTAATGGCAAACCATGTTTTACACACAAATTCCAAATGTCTTTGGTGTAGTTTAAGTTTAGTTTATCAAATATTTTGGTGTCAAATTCGGTGGTATCGGTTCTGGCTCCAATATGAAAAATAAACTGAACCAATTGTTGGTTTTCTTCTAACCAAGGAATGAATTCTTCTCTGTCAACTTTTTGAGTATAGGTCTTGCCTTCAAAATTTTTGTTTTTTTCAGGGTTAGAAAAATCATCAACTAAAACAATGTCTTTATAACCTTCTTGATTTAGCTTACTTACTAAACAACTTGCAATAAAACCTGCTGCACCTGTTACTATTATCATACTTAAAGTTAAAAGTTAAAAGTTAAAAGTTAAAAGTTAAAAGTTAAAAGTGGTTTACAATTAACCATTAACAAATAACGGATTTACAATGTTTGGAATAATCCCTTTTTCTTGTGCTAAATTAAACATTTTTGTAATGGCTGATTTACCTTCAATACCTAAATCTACAGAGTATTTATTGACATATAACTCAACATGTTGCATCATCACTTTTTTGTCCATTTCTTGAGCATTACATTGCATATACTCTAATGGAGACTCAGGGTTTTCAAAAGCGTATTCGATGCTTTTACGAAGTAATTTATTTACTTTTTGAATGGTTTCTACTGGTAAATGTCGCTTTATTACAATGCCTCCTAATGGAATTAAATTTCCGGTTGTTTGCTCCCAATATTCGCCTAAATCTATTATTTTTTCCAATCCTTTTTCTTGATACGTAAACCTGTTTTCATGGATAATTAATCCAGCATCAACTTTGCCTGTTAGCACAGCATTTTCAATGTCAGAAAACAACATTTCTACTTTATTAGTAGCTTCGGGATGAGCGATACTCAACAAGAAATTAGCAGTGGTGTATTTTCCTGGAATAGCTATTTTTAGTGTGGTGTGTGAAGTGTGGTGTGTGGTGGGTTTGGAAATCAGTAATGGACCACAACCTTTTCCTAAAGCACTTCCAGCATCTAGTAATACATAGTTTTCGGTTAAATATCCATAGGCGTGATAGCTTAGTTTGGTGATGTCTAATTCGTTATTAAAAGCCTTTTGATTCAAGTCTTCCACATCGCCTAAATAAACTTCAAAATCTAACCCTTCTGTATCTATTTTATGATGGACTAATGCATCAAAAATAAAGGTGTCGTTAGGGCAAGGGGAAAAACCTATGGTTAATTTATTGCTCATTTATAGACCGATTTGATTTTTGTAACTCAATACCATTTCTTTCGTAATTTCTTGGTGTTGTTGTATTCTACCAAGAAATTGCACCTTAGTATAATTTAAAATAAAAGATTCAGTCTCTTTGTTTTCTTCACCGTTAAAGATAATTCCTTTTACTTTTAACTTTCTCGCTTTCAAACTTTCTATACTAAGTAAAGTATGGTTAATACTACCCAAATAATTTTGAGAAACCAAAATAACTTCAGCATCTAATTTTGCAATCAAATCAATAATTAAATCTTTATCATTTAATGGAACCATTAATCCTCCAGCACCTTCAATAATAAGGTTGTTTTGAGTTTTTGGTAAAATAATATTATTCAAATCAATAGTAACTTTATCCAATTTTGCAGCAGCGTGTGGCGACATGGGCTGATTTAAACGATAAGCTTCGGGATGAATGATAGTTTTCTGATTAGAAATCAAATTCTGAACCTTTAAACTATCAGAAGTATCCAAATCTCCCGATTGTATTGGTTTCCAATAGTCAGCTTCTAACGCTTCGGTTAAAATGGCTGAAACCACGGTTTTACCAATGTTGGTTCCTATTCCTGTTATAAAATATTTCTTCATTTTTCCTTATTTATCACTTTAATTAGTTGATCTATCTGCTCTTTGGTATTGAAGCTATGCAAGCAAATTCTTAAACGTTCTTTTCCTTTTGGAACTGTTGGCGATAAAATAGGGCGAACATCAAAACCATGTATTTGAATTTTTTTGGCTAGTTGTTTCACTTCGGTGTTGCCAGGGATAATGAGGCAATGAATAGCACTAAATGAACTGGGTGATGAGTGACGTGTAGTGAGTGATGAGTTTTTGAAATAGTGGATTAACTCCTTCAATTCATCAATTCTTGAAAGGTGTTGAAGTAAAAATTCGTGAGCATTTTTTATGGTTAAAATATTAGTTAAAGGTAGGGCAGTGGTATAAATAAATGCTCTTGAATAATTGATTAAATATTCTTTTAATGATTTGCTTCCAAGCACAGCAGCACCATGTCCGCCAAAAGCTTTTCCAAATGTTATTACTCGTGCAAAAACATTGTTTTCTAAATTTAGTTCAGCAACTAACCCTAAACCATTCCCGAAAATACCAACAGCATGAGCTTCGTCAACTATTAAAGCTGCGTTGTATTTTTTACAAAGTTGAGTAATTTCTTGAAGTGGTGCTTGGTCGCCATCCATAGAGTAAATGGATTCAACTACAATATAAATTAGGCCTGAGGCTTGTTTTAACTTGTTTTCAAGAGCATCTAAATTATTGTGTTCAAACGAAAAATTTTTGGCATTGCTCAATTTTATACCATCACGAATAGAAGCATGAATGTATTCATCGTAAATAATAGTGTCGGTTCGTAGTGGTAAACATTGGAACAACCCCACATTGGCATTGTAACCCGAGTTAAAAATTAAAGCAGCTTCTGTTTTGTAGAAGTTTGCTAAATAATTTTCAACTTCTTCGGTAATGACATGGTTACCAGAAATTAATCGAGAACCTGTTGCACCATAATTTTCGAAATGATGATTGAGTTGATGTATAGCCGATTCTTTCGCGAAACCCAAATAATCGTTAGAACAAAAATCAACCAACTGTTGATTCGTTTTTAGTTCACGAAAAGCATTCTCTTTTTTTCGTTTATCAAGCTGTTGTTGAATATGTTGAAGCTGATCTTTCAATTTTTAGGTGATTTGATTCATTGTCTATTTAAGTAAAAAGACACTTCGACAAGCTCAGTGTGACAATACGACTAATGTCAAGCTTTAATTAGTATTGACATTTCTCCCCTTCGGGGAAATTAAGAGGGGCTATTCTCTTTCAAAACCTTTCTCGCTTCTTTTCCTTTTTCCGTTGCTTGTACATTACGTTCAATAACGTGTCCCGGTCTGCTCCATTTTTCGACATCAATATTGCTGTCATCCTGAGCTTGTCGAAGGATAGGTTGGTCTTTTCTAATTTTTACTTTACCAGTATTGTCTTTTTGTTTTTCAGTAGGAGTTAAGCCTAACAAACTAAACAACTGCATATCTTCATTGTCGCCTGGGTTAGGAGTCGTTAACAATTTGTCTCCTGCAAAAATTGAACTTGCACCTGCCATAAAGCACAGAGCTTGTCCTTCTTTACTCATTTGTGTTCTTCCTGCTGATAAACGTACGGTACTTTTTGGGAAAACAATACGAGTGGTAGCTATCATTCTAACCACGTCCCAAATCGGCACAATTTCTTGTTCTTCTAAAGGTGTTCCTTCAACTGGAACCAACGCATTGATTGGAATAGATTCAGGTGCTTCGCTTAATTTTAATAAACCCATTAACATACCAATTCGGTCGTTAACGGTTTCGCCCATACCAATAATACCACCTGAACACACTTTTAATGAGCTTTTACGTACGTTTTCTAATGTTTTTATTCTGTCGTTAAAACCACGTGTAGAAATAACTTCTTTATAATATTCTTCTGATGTGTCAATGTTGTGGTTATAGTAATGCAATCCAGCTTCTGCTAAACGTGTTGCTTGATTTTCGGTAACCATACCAAGAGTACAACAAACTTCCATATTCATTGCACTTAATCCTTTTACCATTTCAATTACTTGGTCAAAATCTTCTCCATCTTGAACATTTCTCCAAGCAGCACCCATACAAACTCTCGATGAACCAGTAGCTTTTGCAGCTTCAGCTTTCGCTAAAACTTCATCCAGAGGCATTAAATTGTTTTTTTCTATGTTGGTGTGGTAACGTGCAGCTTGCGGACAATAACCACAATCTTCAGGGCAACCACCTGTTTTTATCGAAATTAATTTACTTACTTGAATTTTTA from Flavobacteriales bacterium encodes:
- the rfaD gene encoding ADP-glyceromanno-heptose 6-epimerase, whose product is MIIVTGAAGFIASCLVSKLNQEGYKDIVLVDDFSNPEKNKNFEGKTYTQKVDREEFIPWLEENQQLVQFIFHIGARTDTTEFDTKIFDKLNLNYTKDIWNLCVKHGLPLVYASSAATYGLGEFGYDDNHDIVNKLKPLNPYGDSKNDFDKWALAQEKQPYFWAGLKFFNVYGPNEYHKGRMASVIFHAFNQINQTGAMKLFASHNPDFKDGEQLRDFVYVKDVVNVCMFLLEHRKNSGLYNLGSGKARTFLDLVKNTFKAMGKEPNISFVPTPEDIRDKYQYFTEANMNKLKGIGYNKPFHTLEEGVEDYVKNYLVSGKNY
- a CDS encoding 1,4-dihydroxy-6-naphthoate synthase, translated to MSNKLTIGFSPCPNDTFIFDALVHHKIDTEGLDFEVYLGDVEDLNQKAFNNELDITKLSYHAYGYLTENYVLLDAGSALGKGCGPLLISKPTTHHTSHTTLKIAIPGKYTTANFLLSIAHPEATNKVEMLFSDIENAVLTGKVDAGLIIHENRFTYQEKGLEKIIDLGEYWEQTTGNLIPLGGIVIKRHLPVETIQKVNKLLRKSIEYAFENPESPLEYMQCNAQEMDKKVMMQHVELYVNKYSVDLGIEGKSAITKMFNLAQEKGIIPNIVNPLFVNG
- the bioD gene encoding dethiobiotin synthase yields the protein MKKYFITGIGTNIGKTVVSAILTEALEADYWKPIQSGDLDTSDSLKVQNLISNQKTIIHPEAYRLNQPMSPHAAAKLDKVTIDLNNIILPKTQNNLIIEGAGGLMVPLNDKDLIIDLIAKLDAEVILVSQNYLGSINHTLLSIESLKARKLKVKGIIFNGEENKETESFILNYTKVQFLGRIQQHQEITKEMVLSYKNQIGL
- a CDS encoding pyridoxal phosphate-dependent aminotransferase family protein; protein product: MKDQLQHIQQQLDKRKKENAFRELKTNQQLVDFCSNDYLGFAKESAIHQLNHHFENYGATGSRLISGNHVITEEVENYLANFYKTEAALIFNSGYNANVGLFQCLPLRTDTIIYDEYIHASIRDGIKLSNAKNFSFEHNNLDALENKLKQASGLIYIVVESIYSMDGDQAPLQEITQLCKKYNAALIVDEAHAVGIFGNGLGLVAELNLENNVFARVITFGKAFGGHGAAVLGSKSLKEYLINYSRAFIYTTALPLTNILTIKNAHEFLLQHLSRIDELKELIHYFKNSSLTTRHSSPSSFSAIHCLIIPGNTEVKQLAKKIQIHGFDVRPILSPTVPKGKERLRICLHSFNTKEQIDQLIKVINKEK
- the bioB gene encoding biotin synthase BioB, with the protein product MAEIRSNWTKEEILNIYNKPLMELIYDAAKVHREYHDPLKIQVSKLISIKTGGCPEDCGYCPQAARYHTNIEKNNLMPLDEVLAKAEAAKATGSSRVCMGAAWRNVQDGEDFDQVIEMVKGLSAMNMEVCCTLGMVTENQATRLAEAGLHYYNHNIDTSEEYYKEVISTRGFNDRIKTLENVRKSSLKVCSGGIIGMGETVNDRIGMLMGLLKLSEAPESIPINALVPVEGTPLEEQEIVPIWDVVRMIATTRIVFPKSTVRLSAGRTQMSKEGQALCFMAGASSIFAGDKLLTTPNPGDNEDMQLFSLLGLTPTEKQKDNTGKVKIRKDQPILRQAQDDSNIDVEKWSRPGHVIERNVQATEKGKEARKVLKENSPS